The Thermomonospora curvata DSM 43183 DNA segment TTTTCGTGCGCGGGCAGCGCCTTGGGCGCGCCTCACTTTCCGGAACGTTGAATCCAACGGTCGATTCTCTGCAGGATTCCCTGCTTCGCCCCCGGAGGAAGGGCACCGAGCCAGATGGGGACGACGTCCTCGCCTTTGCGCCAGGCGGCCGGCAGACGACCACGACGATCGGGCGGACGATGGACCGCCCGAACCCCGATGAACACCGCAGACGCACATCCGCTTCGCTGGGATGCCGCATAGGCGGTCTCCTCATTTCTCTCGGCCCGGCGCACCCGGCTTTGTGCGCCCGAGCGACCGGGACGGTACGAGTCGATGCCCACGCCCACCGGCCCGGGATGCGGCATTGTCAGCCCAGACAGCCGGTGCAGCCCTGCAGCGCGGTCACCACGGCGCGGGCGGCGGCCGTGGCGCCTTCGAAGGCGGCGGTTTCCGCCAGCGGAACGGCGCCGCCGTCGGAGCCTGCGAAGACCACTTTGAACATCGCGTTGGCATAGCGCGCCCACACCGTCACCGATCCGGTGCGTCCGGCGGCGGACTGGGCTTCGGCGTACATCGCGAAGGCGTCTTCGCCGACGTCCGGCACCCTCCGGAAGGTCCCGTACCGCAGCACTGAGCCGCCGGCGTTCTGAACGGAGGTGCCCGCGCGCTGCCGCATGGTCCGGCGGGCGGCGTTCATCCAGGTCGTGGCCTTGTCCACGCCGGCCCGGCCGCCCTGATCGGCGCGCAGCACCACCCGGACGGTCAGCGCCCGCTGCCGGGGCGCCTGCGGGTTCGCGGTGCTCCACCGGCAGCCCGCCGCATGCCCGTCCTGGCCCGGCCGCCCGGACGGACCGGCCCGGCGCGCGTTCAGCGGAGGCGGCATGAAGGACCTGCGCACCGGCCGCGGGACCAGCCGGCAGGGCGCGGTGATGGTGACGAACCGGGGGGCCTGCGCGGCGGGCGTTCCCGAACCGGTGGGAGTCGCCGAAGCGGTGGACATGGGCGCCGGAGGCTCGGCCGCGTTCCCGCCGCCCCCGCCGCGCACGACCACCGCCAGCACCGCCCCCACCACGAGCACGGCGGCCAGTGCCAGGGCCGGCAGCAGCCACGGCCGCCGCCGCGACCCCACCGGGCCGGGCGGAGGCGGCAGCGGAGCCCACTGCTGGGGATTCACCGGTGCGTTCTGCCCGCTGTTCACCTGGACCTTCCCTGGTAACGCGCATTGCCGGCGGCCTTGAGAGCCGGTCTGTGAGCGGCGGTGACTCGCCGGCGGCCCGCAACGCCGGCGGCCTGTGCGCGGCCGCGGTGCGATCGGCGAGCGCGCATGAGGTTATCGGAACCCCATGACCGTGAAACCGGACGGTGCGCGTTCGGCGGCCGTCACGGACGTGAAAAAAGGCGACAGGTCTTTGCCGCAGGTCGCCCGTCACTTCCCGGGATACCGGTGGCCTGCTGCTTTTCAGCATATGCCCGGCTGGAGTGGAATGCTCTAAAGTTTGGTCCGGCGACTTGACGGAAGGCCGCACACGGGGAGGAACGGGACGTGAAGGCTCGGCGAGTGGCCTGGGGGGCGATTGCACTCGTGGCCGTGCAGCTCCTGACCTGCCCGGCGGCTCTGGCCGCCCCTTCTCCGGACCCCTCCCAGCGCAGTACGCCCAAGCCCGGCGGGACACCCGAACCGAAACCGTCCAAGAAGAAAAGCCCCTCTCCGCAGCCGCCGCCGCAGCGCGAGACCAAGCAGGAATGCGAGATCAAAACCGGGATTCCGGCCGGTCAGCTCCAAGAGGAGCCCTGGGCGCAAAAACGCCTCGGATTCACCGCGGTGTGGGAGCTGACCACCGGCAAAGGCGTCACCGTCGCCGTGGTCGACAGCGGGGTGGACGCCTCGCACCCCCAGCTGAAGGGCCGGGTCCGCACGATCGACGTCACCGGCACCGGCACCCGTGACTGCCTGGGCCACGGCACCCAGGCGGCCGGCATCATCGCCGCCCGCGACATGCGCCGCCGGCAGGTGCCGTTCCTCGGCGTCGCCCCCGGCGTCCGGCTGCTGTCGATCAAGGCCGCGGTGCAGCAGAGCGGCAACGACCCCGGCTGGACCGCCAAGGCCATCCGCGAGGCCGCCGACCGCGGCGCCAAGGTCATCAACGTCTCCTCGCAAAGCCCCGACTATCCCAGCCTGCGGGAGGCGGTGAAGTACGCCCAGCGCAAGGACGCCGTGATCGTGGCGGCGGCCGGCAACATCCAAGACGAGCAGCGCGGCACCCAGACCCCGGCCTACCCGGCCGCCTATCCCGGGGTGGTCGCGGTCGGCGCCGTCGGCGAGAGCGCCACTCTCAGCTCCTTCTCCAACACCGAAACCCCCGTCACCGTCGTCGCACCGGGGGAGAAGATCGTCTCCACCTGGCCGGGCGGCGGTTACAACATCGATCAGGGCACCAGTTTCGCCACGCCCTTTGTGTCCGGGGTCGCCGCGCTGGTCCGCTCCTACCACCCCAAGCTCAGCTACAAGCAGGTCAAACGCCGTCTGGAGGTGACCGCCGACGGCGGCAGCGCCAACGGCACCGGCGGCGGCATGGTCAACCCCTTGCAGGCCGTGACCGCCGTCCTGGACGGCGAGGAGGAGGGCGAGGAGGCACCCTCCCCCCAGGCCCTGCCGGTCTACATTCCCCGCCCCGAACCGGAGGACCGCTTCGGCCGCACCCTGGCCCTGTCCCTGACCGGAGGCGCCCTGGCCCTGGCCGCCTCAGCCGTCGCGGCCGGCATCATCATCCCCGCCGGCCGTCGCCGCAACTGGCGCCCCTCCCGCCGTCAGCCCTCCACAGAAGGCCCCACCGGCTGAGACACGCCGGCCCGCCCCGGCGCGGCTTTGAGGCCCTTGCACGCTCGGGAGCAGGAAGGAACGCCCCCAGGCCACTGCAGATCACTTAGGGGGATAGCCGCTCTTGCGGGGGTCGAAGCAGTGGTAGCCGCACAGAAAAGCGATGCATAGAACCTGCACCGTCTGAGGCAGCCCGACGTCGTTCAGTTTCAGTTCGTCCCAGATCTCGACGGTGCTGCCGAAAGGAGTTCCGCCCCACCCCAGGACCGTATCGAGCCGTTCGGTGACGCCGCCCATCCGTTCACCGCCCGGCCCGGTGATGGCGTATTCCTGCTCGGACAACGGACGAACCGCCAGCAGCTCCGGCCCGGTGGCGGGAATCAGCGCATACCTTCGGGTGAAACTTGCGTTGAGGTGATACCAGCGCAGCAGCGACCGGATGACGCCCACCGGAGTCCCGTCGGCCAAGACCACGGTCGCCTCCTTGCTCCTCTTCGGCTTGTCGAAGACGAACCAGGCACTGCCGTCGGAATGGCGCACGTCCAGTGTGGCGACCATGTCTTTGACCGAGCCCGCCCCTTTCCCATCGGTCCACCTGCGGATCTCGCCGAACGGTGACAGGGGACGGCGATTGACCGTCCCGACCAGCTCACCGGCACCGGAACGCAGCTCCAGCCCCCGCCTGATCAGATGCAGGCCCGGCACAGGCATAGCGGACGACATGTGCGCTCCTCACGGCAAGCTGAGACACCCCTCTGTCAGCTCTCCCGGTAGGCGGTCTGGATGAGGCGGGTGCCGGAACGGCGTTCCACGAAGTAGCCGCGGCCCTGCGGGAGTTTGTGCGGCTTGACGTTGCCCAGCAGGATGCCCTCGTCCTTGTTGCCGGACATGACCAGGCCCGGGGAGGCCATTTCCTTGATCCGCTGGATGATGGGCTCATAAAGGGCCCGGCCGGCGCCGCCCATGGAACGGGCGATGATCAAGTGCAGGCCGATGTCGCGGGCCTGGGGCAGCAGCTCCGCCAGCGGCCGCAGCGGGTTGTCGGACGTGGCGACCATTTCGTAGTCGTCGACGACCAGGAACAGCTCGGCACCGGTCCACCAGGAACGCGACCGCAGCTGCTCGGGGGTCAGGTCGGGGGGCGGCAGCCGGGCCTCCATGGCGCCCTTGATGTCGCGGACCAGGGAGGAGGCCGCGGTGGAGGACGCGGCATAGCCGATCTGGTGCTCGGTGGTGGCCACATCCAGCAGCGACCGGCTGTAGTCGATGAAGATCAGCCGGGCCTGCTGGGGGGTGTAGCGCTCGATGATCCCCGCGGTGATCAGGCGCAGCAGGTTGGACTTGCCGCACTCGGTGTCCCCGAACACCAGGAAGTGCGGGTCGGTGTTGAAGTCCAGGTAGACCGGCGACAGCGAGTCCTCGTCGATGCCGATCGGGATGCGGGTGCCGCTTTCGGCCGCGCTCGGCAGCTGGGCGGCCGGCAGCACGTTCGGCAGCATCCGCACCGGCGGGGCGGTCGGGCCGTGCCAGGCCTCGCGGATGGTCTTGACCGTGGTCGCGATGCCCTCGGTGAGCGTCTCGGCGGAGGTGTCGCCGTCGATGCGGGGCAGCGCGGTCAAAAAGTGGTAGCCGTCCCGCGTCAGGCCGCGGCCGGGGCGGTTCTCCGGCACGTTGGCGGCCTTCTTGCGGTCCACCTCCGACTCGTACGGGTCGCCCAGCCGCAGCTCCAGCTTGGTGCCCAGCAGGTCGCGGATGCTGGTGCGGAACTCCGACCACTTGTTGGAGGACAGCACCACGTGGATGCCGTAACCCAGCCCGCGGGCGGCCAGCTGGGTGATGGAGTCCTCCAGCGCCTCATAGTCCTGGCGCAGGGTCAGCCAGTTGTCCACGACCAGGAACACATCGCCGAACCCGTCGCCGGCGTACTCGCCGGTGGCGCGCAGGCGCCGGTAGGTGGCCATGGAGTCGATGCCGCGCTCGGTGAACTCCTGCTCCCGCTGCTCCAGCAGCGCCGAGACCTCGGCCACCGTGCGGCGGATCCGGTCGGCGTCCAGCCGGGTCGCCACCGAGCCCACATGCGGCAGCTC contains these protein-coding regions:
- the mycP gene encoding type VII secretion-associated serine protease mycosin, translating into MKARRVAWGAIALVAVQLLTCPAALAAPSPDPSQRSTPKPGGTPEPKPSKKKSPSPQPPPQRETKQECEIKTGIPAGQLQEEPWAQKRLGFTAVWELTTGKGVTVAVVDSGVDASHPQLKGRVRTIDVTGTGTRDCLGHGTQAAGIIAARDMRRRQVPFLGVAPGVRLLSIKAAVQQSGNDPGWTAKAIREAADRGAKVINVSSQSPDYPSLREAVKYAQRKDAVIVAAAGNIQDEQRGTQTPAYPAAYPGVVAVGAVGESATLSSFSNTETPVTVVAPGEKIVSTWPGGGYNIDQGTSFATPFVSGVAALVRSYHPKLSYKQVKRRLEVTADGGSANGTGGGMVNPLQAVTAVLDGEEEGEEAPSPQALPVYIPRPEPEDRFGRTLALSLTGGALALAASAVAAGIIIPAGRRRNWRPSRRQPSTEGPTG